In Salirhabdus salicampi, a genomic segment contains:
- a CDS encoding vWA domain-containing protein gives MSNTLLYSMIITLVMLIGSLMTISITLRLYNPNRFAKWLTTGVVTLLIVGLAVVQVIFDHGDNKHIPSNEVIHYYKNAGLVTSQESNSLQVKHKWEMQPSLENKYLYALSFIKQGNVKRAKVLLNELSGEVKHSDYLTEEMIADTLQITDNHFESSGTEDHNPYALLAREQASSFKQMIAKHSPIPFEELELIAKFDTEILEYLKIRNENKQVNQLKNEFHHFINDNLKKVETLSAITKKELAETCYFFGYREISEFLLIDVIKDYPSDSESVSLLSEIYLSGEYRPSDEAKTLPYYQRAELRTVRNRIKAFETWAIEEETEDNEVSYENIYDHQLDLANELAYSLVDTVKEDAPKDPTLNIRLSRYYFNSGEYEKANEQIQNFVKKQNLLAPTEQHLISSLNYNEDRLSSSEGSLSYTERQKYMKEQYEAKEKLFKALHSPNINVQLSTSDRSYQHFLANGVKGNNKNISITSIHGNANGEITLYISTDEIDKLNSSKLSITDNGKPIQNFNIQKISDLGNNGLQRSIGMVIDVSGSMEGNPLEIAKKSSASFIGNMKTYEETELVSFNDSQQLVQSFTTDKNQLIDATLGLTSNGGTNITGALLYEINRLKSKSGHKVLFILSDGEDNQFSQIESRAQVIDEANRYGITIFAIGFGAGYETLSEVAEETGGRYIATPNEATLFTSFQEIANSLNNVYKVTYQLESPEKGRHIAKVEYENIYDKKSYLLGEEESNENEAAIPASGVTDNTDGDLDESSSFHISRVKPNTLYKNNENNYKVTLEGTELDSVKGIDIGKVKGKIIEQKQNAITLSLPENLPLGNHLIIVTNDEGKEEQVSFTLSKPGIKDSVQFGWATIYADTCVDNGNSIDCMGNPNIDRFIFPHSSKMSLKNHETLHFNGIKLNIKGASFDFVESLLDTGNGFKMTKNSNGETFNLSNGSTLNFKKYGIEIGSKMKYTAKHDRGAPGTLEATAEFSGLQPLLKHTTLENLDIVNKLAPALGGKYSVGISFGDDSANFKGKVDLKDTDLKIFNFGHAFGAIEADIIKNRYQVDMSLDRINLFGKIPFIGSAIESQEFTFGYEVPFGIRLGVTVEGDYKLGTTGLTAEKAGLIGDFTSKNEQELIAGIGTVGNRPIKMLFKELNSIKIANIHLFDIDEDKATLASVEFNGKLKKMFSSSWEAEAKLKALLLGFTLGEANGRINKDLIQSTFTTDVMNMKGNVTITYQDPAYWNRLTIFALGQIEPAPLIKGNAKITLIPSSIRNSEFEIVAKAGFLKLHKTQDEYNFFH, from the coding sequence GTGAGTAACACACTTTTATATAGCATGATTATTACTTTAGTCATGCTCATTGGTTCACTCATGACTATTTCTATTACATTACGATTATATAACCCTAATCGTTTCGCTAAATGGTTAACAACGGGAGTAGTTACTTTATTAATAGTTGGTCTAGCTGTTGTGCAAGTAATCTTTGACCATGGGGATAACAAACACATTCCTTCTAACGAAGTGATACATTATTACAAAAATGCCGGTTTAGTTACTTCCCAAGAGTCCAATTCCTTACAAGTAAAACATAAGTGGGAAATGCAGCCCTCCCTTGAAAACAAGTACCTATATGCTCTTTCATTTATCAAACAAGGAAATGTTAAAAGAGCTAAAGTTCTATTAAATGAATTATCGGGAGAAGTTAAGCATTCAGATTATTTGACTGAAGAAATGATTGCGGACACGTTACAAATAACTGACAATCATTTTGAATCGAGTGGAACAGAAGATCATAATCCTTATGCTCTATTGGCAAGAGAACAAGCATCCTCATTTAAACAGATGATTGCAAAACATTCTCCTATACCATTCGAAGAATTAGAGTTAATCGCTAAATTTGATACTGAAATTCTTGAATATCTCAAGATTAGAAATGAAAACAAACAAGTTAATCAATTGAAGAATGAGTTCCATCATTTTATAAATGATAATCTAAAAAAGGTTGAAACATTATCTGCCATTACGAAGAAAGAGTTAGCTGAAACTTGTTACTTTTTTGGTTACCGGGAGATAAGCGAATTTTTACTAATTGATGTTATAAAAGATTATCCATCAGATAGTGAAAGTGTCTCTCTACTTAGCGAAATATATTTAAGCGGGGAATATAGACCATCAGATGAAGCTAAAACACTTCCTTATTACCAGAGAGCAGAACTTCGAACCGTACGAAACAGAATTAAGGCATTTGAAACATGGGCTATTGAAGAGGAAACGGAAGATAACGAAGTCAGTTACGAGAACATCTATGATCATCAATTAGATTTAGCTAATGAACTTGCCTATTCATTAGTTGATACTGTCAAAGAAGATGCTCCTAAGGATCCAACTCTTAATATTCGTTTATCTCGATATTATTTCAACAGTGGGGAGTATGAAAAGGCAAATGAACAAATTCAAAATTTCGTTAAGAAACAGAATCTATTAGCTCCTACTGAGCAACACCTTATTAGTTCATTGAATTATAACGAAGATCGGTTAAGTTCTTCTGAAGGAAGCTTATCATATACGGAAAGACAAAAGTATATGAAAGAGCAATATGAAGCGAAAGAGAAATTATTTAAAGCTTTACATTCTCCTAATATAAACGTTCAGCTATCAACTTCTGATAGAAGTTATCAGCACTTCTTAGCAAATGGTGTAAAAGGAAATAATAAAAACATATCAATAACATCTATTCATGGCAACGCAAATGGCGAAATTACGTTATATATCAGTACGGATGAAATAGATAAATTAAACTCCAGTAAGTTATCCATCACAGATAACGGAAAGCCAATTCAAAACTTTAATATACAAAAAATAAGTGATTTAGGTAATAATGGGCTACAACGTTCTATTGGAATGGTGATTGATGTAAGCGGTAGTATGGAGGGGAATCCACTGGAAATAGCTAAAAAGTCTAGTGCATCATTCATAGGTAATATGAAGACTTATGAAGAGACCGAACTAGTTTCATTTAATGACTCCCAACAGTTAGTTCAGTCGTTTACTACTGATAAAAATCAATTAATTGATGCAACATTAGGGTTAACTTCTAATGGTGGAACCAATATTACGGGGGCTCTCCTTTACGAAATTAATCGCCTAAAATCCAAATCTGGACATAAAGTATTGTTCATTTTATCTGATGGAGAGGATAACCAATTTTCACAAATTGAATCTCGAGCTCAAGTTATCGACGAAGCAAACCGATATGGCATTACCATTTTTGCAATTGGATTTGGAGCGGGATATGAAACCCTTTCTGAAGTAGCAGAAGAAACAGGCGGTCGTTATATTGCTACACCTAATGAAGCAACCCTTTTTACGTCATTCCAAGAAATTGCAAATTCACTTAACAATGTTTACAAAGTTACGTATCAATTAGAGTCACCAGAAAAAGGCCGTCACATTGCAAAAGTAGAATATGAAAATATTTATGATAAAAAATCATATCTACTCGGTGAAGAAGAAAGCAATGAAAATGAGGCAGCAATTCCTGCCTCTGGAGTCACAGATAATACTGATGGGGATCTGGATGAATCTAGTTCTTTTCATATATCAAGAGTAAAACCTAATACTTTATATAAAAACAACGAAAACAACTATAAGGTCACCCTTGAAGGAACAGAACTCGATAGTGTTAAAGGAATTGATATCGGTAAAGTTAAGGGAAAGATTATTGAACAAAAACAAAACGCTATTACTTTATCTTTACCTGAAAATCTCCCATTAGGAAATCACTTAATCATTGTGACAAATGATGAAGGAAAAGAAGAACAAGTTTCTTTCACACTTTCAAAACCTGGAATTAAAGACTCGGTTCAATTTGGTTGGGCGACAATATATGCAGATACTTGTGTTGATAATGGTAATTCTATCGACTGTATGGGGAATCCTAACATCGACCGTTTTATTTTTCCTCATAGCTCTAAAATGAGTTTAAAAAATCATGAAACTCTCCATTTTAATGGCATTAAGTTAAACATAAAGGGTGCTAGTTTTGATTTTGTTGAATCTCTTTTAGATACAGGTAATGGGTTTAAAATGACTAAAAATTCGAATGGAGAAACCTTTAATCTATCAAATGGCAGTACTTTGAATTTTAAAAAGTATGGTATAGAAATTGGCTCCAAAATGAAATATACGGCTAAACATGATAGAGGAGCACCCGGAACCTTAGAAGCAACTGCCGAGTTTAGTGGACTACAACCTTTACTAAAGCATACAACTTTAGAAAATTTAGATATTGTTAACAAACTTGCACCTGCTTTAGGCGGGAAATATAGTGTAGGCATTTCCTTCGGAGATGATTCAGCTAATTTCAAAGGTAAAGTAGATTTGAAGGACACCGACTTAAAGATTTTTAACTTCGGTCATGCTTTTGGTGCAATTGAGGCGGATATTATAAAAAACCGATATCAAGTCGATATGAGTTTAGATAGAATTAATCTATTTGGAAAGATTCCTTTTATTGGTTCAGCCATTGAGTCTCAAGAGTTTACATTTGGATATGAAGTTCCTTTCGGTATAAGGCTTGGAGTTACCGTTGAAGGGGATTATAAGTTAGGAACTACTGGATTAACTGCAGAAAAGGCTGGATTGATTGGTGATTTCACTTCTAAAAATGAGCAAGAGTTAATTGCAGGTATAGGTACTGTAGGAAATCGCCCTATTAAAATGCTTTTTAAGGAATTAAATAGTATAAAAATAGCAAATATTCACCTATTTGACATTGATGAAGATAAAGCGACATTAGCCTCTGTTGAGTTTAATGGAAAACTCAAAAAAATGTTTTCAAGTAGTTGGGAAGCAGAAGCAAAATTAAAGGCGTTACTTTTAGGTTTTACACTCGGAGAAGCGAATGGTCGAATTAATAAAGACTTAATCCAAAGTACCTTTACAACAGACGTAATGAACATGAAAGGAAATGTAACGATAACCTATCAGGATCCAGCCTATTGGAATCGCTTAACGATTTTTGCTTTAGGTCAAATAGAACCAGCACCAC